Proteins encoded together in one Kutzneria kofuensis window:
- the folE gene encoding GTP cyclohydrolase I FolE, with protein sequence MHALRVVHEPAAGVDLEAAERAAGELLRALGVDTDTESLRATPGRMARAYAELFTPRPFDLTTFPNDEGYDELVLARSIPVRSVCEHHLLPFVGVAHVGYLPDARILGLSKLARVVEHFASRPQVQERLTKQIADWLCTQLTPKGVGVVIEAEHTCMTLRGVRAVGSNTVTSTLLGTLRSDARSRQEFFALAGVK encoded by the coding sequence ATGCACGCGTTACGGGTGGTCCACGAGCCCGCCGCCGGTGTCGACCTCGAGGCCGCCGAGCGCGCCGCCGGCGAGCTGCTGCGCGCGCTGGGCGTGGACACCGACACCGAGAGCCTGCGCGCCACGCCGGGCCGGATGGCGCGGGCGTACGCCGAGCTGTTCACGCCGCGGCCGTTCGACCTGACCACTTTTCCCAACGACGAAGGCTACGACGAACTGGTGCTGGCCCGCAGCATCCCGGTGCGGTCGGTGTGCGAGCACCACCTGCTGCCGTTCGTCGGCGTCGCGCACGTCGGCTACCTGCCGGACGCCCGCATCCTGGGACTGTCCAAACTGGCCCGTGTCGTCGAGCACTTCGCCAGCCGGCCGCAGGTGCAGGAGCGGCTGACCAAGCAGATCGCCGACTGGCTGTGCACCCAGCTCACCCCCAAGGGCGTCGGTGTCGTGATCGAGGCCGAGCACACCTGCATGACGCTGCGCGGCGTGCGGGCCGTCGGGTCGAACACCGTCACCTCCACCCTGCTCGGCACGCTGCGCTCCGACGCGCGGTCGCGCCAGGAGTTCTTCGCGCTGGCCGGGGTCAAATAA
- a CDS encoding helix-turn-helix transcriptional regulator: MSTDRAISAVAALDDGLRRGMFDFIRAAGHPVTRDEAAAAVGISRKLAAFHLDKLVDAGLLRAHYEGAGRVGRAPKVYEPSDVDVQVSIPARQYNLLADILVDAVLTDDPRGAAETIATDRGRTVGAAEREGERPGRLGTERALTMTCRLLARHGFEPLRDTPTTVRMRDCPFHPLAAKARDLVCGINRAFLEGVIDGLEARTVEAVLAPGGAGDCCVELRPRHED, translated from the coding sequence GTGAGCACCGATCGGGCGATCAGCGCCGTGGCCGCCCTCGACGACGGCCTGCGCCGCGGCATGTTCGACTTCATCCGCGCCGCCGGCCATCCCGTGACCAGGGACGAGGCGGCCGCGGCGGTCGGCATCTCCCGCAAGCTCGCCGCGTTCCACCTGGACAAGCTGGTCGACGCCGGCCTGCTGCGAGCCCACTACGAGGGCGCCGGCCGGGTCGGCCGGGCCCCCAAGGTGTACGAGCCGTCGGACGTCGACGTCCAGGTCAGCATCCCGGCCCGGCAGTACAACCTGCTCGCCGACATTCTCGTCGACGCCGTGCTGACCGACGACCCGCGCGGCGCGGCTGAGACGATCGCCACTGATCGCGGCCGGACCGTCGGGGCGGCGGAGCGCGAGGGGGAGCGGCCGGGGCGGCTCGGCACCGAGCGGGCGCTGACCATGACCTGTCGGCTGCTCGCGCGGCACGGCTTCGAGCCGCTGCGGGACACCCCCACGACCGTCCGGATGCGGGACTGCCCGTTCCACCCGCTGGCGGCGAAGGCCCGCGACCTGGTGTGTGGCATCAACCGGGCGTTCCTGGAGGGCGTGATCGACGGCCTGGAGGCGCGGACGGTGGAGGCGGTGCTGGCCCCGGGCGGCGCCGGCGACTGCTGCGTCGAGCTGCGGCCCCGGCACGAGGACTAG
- a CDS encoding long-chain-fatty-acid--CoA ligase gives MELTQCVHRAVRQTPDLPATIFGDRVRTWAESADRVARLAAALGDLGIGPGDRVGLLALNSDVYHELLLAVPWADAVVTPVNTRWAASEIAYSLQDSDTRVLYVDETFAPLVPQLREEAPCLRTVIGGAEVVDYLIDTHEPAPDARRGGDSLAGIFYTGGTTGRPKGVMLSHDNILVSALGSAAAGGFMSPGGRYLHAAPMFHLADGAAWSARNVVGGTHVMVPSFTPKGVAEAIERHRVTDVLLVPTMIQLLVDSPEAAEHDLSSLRHLVYGASPISEALLDRAAERLPTTEFTQAYGMTELAPVATLLSPEAHHNARLRRSAGQAAPHVEVMVVDDQDHEVPRGTVGEIVVRGDNVMLGYWNRPEETASALRGGWMHTGDGGYMDENGYVYVVDRLKDMIVSGGENVYSAEVENALAKHPAVASCAVIGVPDEQWGERVHAVVVLVDGHSPTADELRDHCREHIAGYKTPRSVEFVEELPVSGAGKILKRVLRSRHWEGRDRGVS, from the coding sequence ATGGAGCTCACCCAGTGCGTGCACCGCGCGGTGCGGCAGACCCCGGACCTGCCGGCGACGATCTTCGGCGACCGGGTGCGGACCTGGGCGGAGAGCGCCGACCGGGTGGCCCGCCTGGCCGCCGCGCTCGGGGACCTGGGCATCGGCCCCGGTGACCGGGTCGGCCTGCTGGCCCTGAACTCGGACGTCTACCACGAGTTGCTGCTGGCCGTGCCGTGGGCGGACGCCGTCGTCACCCCGGTCAACACCCGTTGGGCCGCAAGCGAAATCGCCTACTCGCTGCAGGATTCCGACACCCGAGTCCTCTACGTCGACGAGACGTTCGCGCCGCTGGTGCCGCAGCTGCGGGAGGAGGCGCCGTGCCTGCGAACGGTCATCGGCGGCGCGGAGGTCGTCGACTACCTGATCGACACGCACGAGCCGGCGCCGGACGCGCGCCGCGGCGGCGACTCGCTGGCCGGCATCTTCTACACGGGCGGCACCACCGGCCGGCCCAAGGGCGTGATGCTCAGCCACGACAACATCCTCGTGTCGGCGCTGGGCAGCGCCGCCGCCGGCGGGTTCATGTCGCCGGGCGGCCGCTACCTGCACGCCGCGCCGATGTTCCACCTCGCCGACGGCGCCGCCTGGTCGGCCCGCAACGTGGTCGGCGGCACGCACGTGATGGTGCCTTCCTTCACCCCCAAGGGCGTCGCCGAGGCGATCGAGCGGCACCGCGTCACCGACGTCCTGCTCGTCCCGACGATGATCCAGCTGCTGGTCGACTCACCGGAGGCCGCCGAGCATGACCTGTCCAGCCTGCGCCACCTGGTCTACGGCGCGTCGCCGATCTCGGAGGCCCTCCTCGACCGCGCGGCCGAGCGCCTGCCCACCACCGAGTTCACGCAGGCGTACGGCATGACCGAGCTGGCGCCGGTCGCGACGCTGCTCAGCCCGGAGGCGCACCACAACGCCCGCCTGCGCCGCTCGGCCGGGCAGGCCGCGCCGCACGTCGAGGTGATGGTCGTGGACGACCAGGACCACGAGGTGCCGCGCGGCACCGTCGGCGAGATCGTGGTCCGCGGCGACAACGTGATGCTGGGCTACTGGAACCGGCCCGAGGAGACGGCGAGCGCGCTGCGTGGCGGCTGGATGCACACCGGCGACGGCGGCTACATGGACGAGAACGGCTACGTGTACGTCGTCGACCGGCTCAAGGACATGATCGTCTCCGGCGGCGAGAACGTGTACTCGGCCGAGGTGGAGAACGCGCTGGCCAAGCACCCGGCGGTCGCCTCGTGCGCGGTGATCGGCGTGCCGGACGAGCAGTGGGGCGAACGGGTGCACGCCGTCGTCGTGCTGGTGGACGGCCACTCGCCGACCGCCGACGAGCTGCGTGACCACTGCCGGGAGCACATCGCCGGCTACAAGACGCCCCGATCGGTGGAATTCGTCGAGGAGTTGCCGGTCTCGGGGGCCGGCAAGATCCTCAAGCGGGTGCTGCGGTCCCGGCACTGGGAAGGCCGGGACCGCGGCGTTTCCTAG
- a CDS encoding TetR/AcrR family transcriptional regulator has protein sequence MATRPRDRRKQVLAAAARLFWQHGFHRVGMSDIAAEVGIGASALYRHFRGKEDLLAAVIDESLDWLEDAMAAAPADVDGTIAAVSEVVLARREFGVLWDREGSHLSPEQRRAVRRRLRAAVERVARPIADQGLMRARAVTAVLASVSYHRYEITAEQLRRIAEALVTVELPGVATEAATAGKDPQTPVSRREAVLVAAARLFAERGFASVSLADVGAAAGIAAPSVYNHFASKHDLLIAALNRGTESIWLSLHHVLRTADGPADALDRAIDGYLSFATDNPDLIRLLLAEVLNVPEESQETLARTRREYAAEFVALLQRVRPGIAADSAWAIVLGTFGVINAMTQVPYLRGRPEIRIFAHALLWSV, from the coding sequence ATGGCCACCCGCCCGCGCGACCGCCGCAAGCAGGTACTCGCGGCGGCGGCGCGGCTGTTCTGGCAACACGGCTTCCACCGCGTCGGCATGAGCGACATCGCCGCCGAGGTGGGTATCGGGGCGAGCGCGCTGTACCGGCACTTCCGCGGCAAGGAGGACCTGCTCGCGGCCGTCATCGACGAGAGCCTGGACTGGCTGGAGGACGCCATGGCCGCCGCGCCGGCGGACGTCGACGGCACGATCGCCGCCGTGTCCGAGGTGGTGCTGGCCCGGCGCGAGTTCGGCGTTCTGTGGGACCGAGAGGGTTCGCACCTGTCGCCGGAGCAGCGGCGAGCCGTGCGCCGGCGGCTGCGGGCCGCCGTGGAACGGGTCGCCCGTCCGATCGCGGACCAGGGGCTGATGCGGGCCCGTGCCGTCACGGCTGTGCTGGCCAGCGTCTCGTATCACCGGTACGAGATCACCGCCGAGCAGCTGCGCCGGATCGCCGAGGCGCTGGTCACCGTGGAACTTCCCGGTGTGGCAACGGAAGCCGCCACTGCCGGCAAGGATCCGCAGACTCCGGTGTCGCGGCGGGAGGCCGTCCTGGTCGCCGCCGCGCGGCTGTTCGCCGAGCGCGGGTTCGCGTCCGTGAGCCTCGCGGACGTCGGCGCCGCTGCCGGCATCGCCGCGCCCAGCGTCTACAACCACTTCGCCAGCAAGCATGATCTGCTGATCGCCGCGCTGAACCGGGGCACGGAGTCGATCTGGCTTTCGCTGCACCACGTGCTGCGCACCGCCGACGGGCCCGCCGATGCCCTGGACCGGGCCATCGACGGCTATCTGTCCTTCGCCACGGACAATCCCGACCTGATCCGGCTGCTGCTCGCCGAGGTGTTGAACGTGCCGGAGGAGTCGCAGGAGACGCTGGCCCGGACGCGGCGCGAGTACGCCGCGGAGTTCGTCGCGCTCCTGCAGCGGGTCCGGCCCGGGATCGCCGCCGATTCCGCGTGGGCCATCGTGCTCGGCACGTTCGGCGTGATCAACGCGATGACCCAGGTTCCCTACCTGCGCGGCCGTCCCGAGATCCGGATCTTCGCCCACGCCCTGCTGTGGTCGGTGTGA
- a CDS encoding molybdopterin molybdotransferase MoeA, giving the protein MTTGWAEARQAARDAAEPLETITVTLHEALGLALTEHLPALVPLPLCDTSAMDGYAVRGPGPWTIVGRRLAGPCSSAAALEPGQAFEIATGAPVPVGTEAVLPVELSIVDGAPGTHDAESPGRTVSGVLPAKNHIRRRGEDVPRGRRILQAGTVVTPAVLGLAASVGYDNLRVHRRPRVRVVVSGDELLTTGLPTLGQVRDAIGPLLPGLITAAGGELVDTQFAADRAGALSEALACDDVDVVAVCGSTSTGPADHLRPVLGAQKADILVDGVACRPGHPQLLATLPDGRHVVGLPGNPFAALAAGHTLLAPLLNGLAGRSPKAPLTGRLRGRIAARDRETRLVPAVRTDDALVPVGRDRAGSLWGAAMADVLAVVPPQWTGPEVEVLPL; this is encoded by the coding sequence ATGACCACGGGCTGGGCGGAAGCCAGGCAGGCCGCGCGGGACGCGGCCGAGCCGCTGGAGACGATCACGGTCACCCTGCACGAGGCCCTGGGCCTCGCCCTCACCGAACACCTGCCCGCGCTGGTGCCGCTCCCGCTGTGCGACACCAGCGCCATGGACGGCTACGCCGTCCGAGGCCCCGGCCCGTGGACGATCGTCGGTCGCCGCCTCGCCGGCCCGTGCTCCTCCGCTGCGGCGCTCGAACCCGGCCAAGCCTTCGAAATCGCCACCGGCGCGCCCGTTCCCGTTGGCACGGAAGCGGTCCTTCCGGTTGAGCTGTCCATCGTGGACGGCGCACCGGGAACCCACGACGCCGAATCACCCGGGCGGACCGTGTCCGGCGTTCTGCCCGCCAAGAACCACATCCGCCGCCGCGGCGAGGACGTTCCGCGCGGCCGGCGGATTCTCCAGGCGGGCACGGTCGTCACGCCGGCGGTGCTCGGGCTCGCCGCGAGCGTGGGCTACGACAACCTCCGGGTACACCGCCGGCCCCGCGTCCGCGTGGTGGTCAGCGGCGACGAACTCCTGACCACCGGGCTCCCCACCCTCGGCCAGGTCCGCGACGCCATCGGCCCGCTGCTCCCCGGCCTGATCACCGCCGCGGGCGGCGAGCTCGTCGACACGCAGTTCGCCGCCGACCGGGCCGGCGCGCTGTCTGAGGCGCTGGCCTGCGACGACGTCGACGTGGTCGCGGTCTGCGGCTCCACCTCGACGGGGCCGGCCGACCACCTGCGCCCGGTCCTCGGTGCGCAGAAGGCGGACATCCTGGTCGACGGCGTCGCCTGCCGGCCGGGGCACCCGCAACTCCTCGCCACCCTGCCCGACGGCCGGCACGTGGTCGGCCTCCCGGGCAACCCCTTCGCCGCCCTCGCCGCCGGTCACACCCTGCTCGCCCCGCTGCTGAACGGCCTCGCCGGGCGCTCCCCGAAGGCCCCGCTCACCGGCCGCCTCCGCGGCCGCATCGCCGCTCGTGACCGCGAAACCCGCCTCGTGCCGGCCGTCCGCACGGACGACGCCCTGGTCCCCGTCGGCCGCGACCGGGCCGGCAGCCTCTGGGGCGCGGCGATGGCGGACGTCCTCGCCGTCGTCCCTCCACAGTGGACCGGACCCGAGGTGGAGGTCCTCCCGCTCTGA
- a CDS encoding MFS transporter, with product MATEVSDFYGRRYRIGESDQELLGHSRNWVLAAACAAMLVAGAGQYGFGLIVGGGNYWLLAIWVATQAVAVFPLALLRERLHVRPTPAMIVGAILSAVGDLFAGPWSAVLGGLGAAIVYGTCFGVVAKWFPERRTCLGLVSGSFAAGAVLFATPLPIIAVVVITACGIVLREPPADWWPQSPDPRKWALDKTMNLSLRHSRPAIRRYTPGELLRCPTSAVMYVLVACAAAAWLFDVAYMAAFVTSSGWGYAFAAVAVCLLTVASGVARWATGWAGEQFGVGKVVRAALALGALGQLLLIVAGQNQSGVLLAFAALLVGTTAGCCYALLPALVEAHFGDQAGLLNFGLVYSAKAVGGIVGIGLAASMVATYGYAAGFLLAAGLGVTGAIAGGLLRQPGVPRLLVPV from the coding sequence ATGGCAACCGAGGTGAGCGACTTCTACGGCCGGCGGTACCGGATCGGCGAGAGCGATCAGGAGCTGCTGGGGCACTCCAGGAACTGGGTGCTGGCGGCGGCCTGCGCGGCGATGCTGGTCGCCGGGGCCGGGCAGTACGGGTTCGGGCTGATCGTGGGCGGGGGCAACTACTGGCTGCTGGCCATCTGGGTGGCGACGCAGGCGGTGGCGGTGTTCCCGCTGGCGTTGCTGCGAGAGCGGCTGCACGTCCGGCCGACGCCGGCGATGATCGTGGGCGCGATCCTCTCCGCGGTGGGCGATCTGTTCGCGGGCCCGTGGTCGGCGGTGCTGGGCGGCCTGGGGGCGGCGATCGTCTACGGCACGTGCTTCGGCGTCGTGGCCAAGTGGTTCCCGGAGCGGCGGACGTGCCTGGGCCTGGTCAGCGGATCGTTCGCGGCGGGGGCGGTGTTGTTCGCGACCCCGTTGCCGATCATCGCGGTGGTGGTGATCACGGCCTGCGGCATCGTGCTGCGGGAGCCGCCGGCGGACTGGTGGCCGCAGAGCCCGGACCCGCGGAAATGGGCGCTGGACAAGACGATGAACCTCAGCCTGCGGCACAGCCGGCCGGCGATCCGCCGGTACACGCCGGGTGAGCTGCTGCGCTGCCCGACCTCGGCGGTGATGTACGTGCTGGTGGCCTGCGCGGCGGCGGCGTGGCTGTTCGACGTCGCATACATGGCCGCCTTCGTGACGTCCAGCGGGTGGGGGTACGCCTTCGCGGCCGTCGCCGTCTGCCTGCTGACGGTGGCGAGCGGCGTGGCCCGCTGGGCGACGGGCTGGGCCGGGGAGCAGTTCGGCGTCGGCAAGGTGGTCCGGGCCGCCCTGGCGCTGGGCGCTCTCGGCCAGCTGCTGCTGATCGTCGCCGGCCAGAACCAGTCCGGTGTCCTGCTGGCGTTCGCGGCGCTGCTGGTCGGCACCACCGCGGGCTGCTGCTACGCACTGCTGCCCGCTCTGGTGGAGGCGCACTTCGGTGACCAGGCGGGCCTGCTGAACTTCGGTCTGGTCTACAGCGCCAAGGCGGTCGGCGGCATCGTCGGCATCGGCCTGGCCGCCTCGATGGTCGCGACGTACGGCTACGCGGCCGGCTTCCTGCTCGCGGCCGGCCTGGGCGTGACGGGCGCGATCGCGGGCGGCCTGCTGCGCCAACCCGGCGTGCCCCGGCTGCTGGTGCCGGTCTGA
- the fdhD gene encoding formate dehydrogenase accessory sulfurtransferase FdhD gives MGRVTARRRVVRVVDGRVSARPDTLAAEEPLEIRVGGQPLSVTMRTPGHDFDLAAGFLVSEGVIGKAGELSAIRYCAGATVDGGNTYNVLDVGLAPGVPPPDPSVERNFYTTSSCGLCGKASLDAVRATSRWSVEYDELTVDIDTITTMPDTLRTAQLVFDRTGGLHAAGLFTRDGRLLCLREDVGRHNAVDKVIGWALRDDRLPLSGTVLMVSGRASFELVQKAVMAGIPVLAAVSAPSSLAVELAAEMGLTLIGFLRGSSMNVYTGGRRLGL, from the coding sequence ATGGGCCGCGTCACCGCACGGCGGCGAGTGGTCCGCGTCGTGGACGGCCGGGTGAGCGCCCGGCCGGACACGCTCGCCGCCGAGGAACCGCTGGAGATCCGGGTCGGCGGCCAGCCGCTGTCGGTCACCATGCGCACGCCCGGCCACGATTTCGACCTGGCGGCGGGTTTTCTGGTCTCCGAGGGAGTGATCGGCAAGGCCGGCGAGCTCAGCGCGATCCGGTACTGCGCCGGCGCGACCGTCGACGGCGGCAACACCTACAACGTGCTGGACGTCGGACTCGCGCCCGGGGTCCCGCCGCCGGATCCGTCGGTGGAACGCAACTTCTACACCACCTCCTCGTGCGGGCTGTGCGGCAAGGCGAGCCTCGACGCCGTGCGGGCGACCAGCCGCTGGTCCGTCGAGTACGACGAGCTCACGGTCGACATCGACACCATCACGACGATGCCGGACACGCTGCGCACGGCCCAGCTAGTGTTCGATCGAACGGGTGGTCTGCACGCTGCGGGACTGTTCACCCGGGACGGTCGGCTGCTGTGCCTGCGCGAGGACGTCGGCCGGCACAACGCCGTGGACAAGGTGATCGGCTGGGCCCTGCGCGACGACCGGCTGCCGCTGAGCGGAACTGTGCTCATGGTCAGCGGCCGAGCATCCTTCGAGTTGGTGCAGAAGGCCGTGATGGCCGGAATTCCGGTGCTGGCCGCGGTGTCGGCGCCGTCGTCGCTGGCGGTCGAACTGGCCGCGGAGATGGGGCTGACGCTGATCGGTTTCCTGCGCGGCAGCTCGATGAACGTCTACACCGGAGGCCGGCGGCTGGGTCTCTGA
- a CDS encoding LysR substrate-binding domain-containing protein produces MFKPAQLESFLAVAQTLSFTQAADQLGVRQSTISQHVRQLEALVGKQLFLRDTHTVELTPDGEAMVGFARTIIDAGREAISFFAGPQLHGRLRFGASEDFVATYLTDVLRDFRRRHPGVELELTVGLSGELHRKLEARQLDLVFGKRQLGAAHGQLVWRDRLVWMGTETTRIDPGAPVPLILYPEPSVSRAQALETLQWHGRQFRIACTSTSLSGLRAAVLAGLGVTAHTRSLIPPDLVELGPQHGLPALGEVEFVLSPPPRLRTETARALGAAIIADANRLRRAR; encoded by the coding sequence ATGTTCAAGCCGGCACAGCTGGAGAGCTTCCTGGCCGTCGCGCAGACGCTCAGCTTCACCCAGGCCGCCGACCAGCTCGGCGTCCGGCAGTCGACGATCAGCCAGCACGTGCGGCAGCTGGAGGCGCTCGTCGGCAAGCAGCTGTTCCTGCGGGACACGCACACCGTCGAGCTGACCCCGGACGGCGAGGCGATGGTCGGCTTCGCCCGCACGATCATCGACGCCGGCCGCGAGGCGATCAGCTTCTTCGCCGGGCCGCAGCTGCACGGGCGGCTGCGGTTCGGTGCGTCGGAGGACTTCGTCGCCACGTACCTGACCGACGTGCTGCGCGACTTCCGGCGGCGCCATCCCGGCGTCGAGCTGGAGCTGACCGTGGGGCTGAGCGGCGAACTGCACCGCAAGTTGGAAGCTCGCCAACTGGATCTCGTTTTCGGCAAACGGCAACTGGGCGCGGCCCACGGGCAGCTGGTGTGGCGGGACCGGCTGGTGTGGATGGGCACCGAGACCACCAGGATCGATCCCGGGGCGCCCGTTCCGCTGATCCTCTATCCGGAACCCAGCGTCAGCCGGGCGCAGGCGCTGGAAACCCTGCAGTGGCACGGCCGGCAATTTCGCATCGCCTGCACGAGCACCAGCCTGAGCGGGCTGCGCGCCGCCGTGCTCGCCGGGCTCGGCGTGACCGCCCACACCCGCAGCCTGATCCCGCCCGACCTGGTGGAACTCGGTCCGCAGCACGGACTTCCGGCGCTGGGCGAGGTCGAGTTCGTGCTGTCGCCGCCGCCCCGGCTGCGCACCGAGACCGCCCGGGCCCTCGGCGCCGCGATCATCGCCGACGCCAACAGGCTGCGCCGTGCGCGCTAG
- a CDS encoding MAB_1171c family putative transporter — MLTTALVVTVLVAAVALMTRLRMLVRVTVDRRPGHVLALGFASWFLAVPLEIDSIAVAVDRWAGWALAWPLLHVIACAGGFFTQTFFWLATSDRTDPAQRDRVASMVRRSAFLGVSALAVGLILFATRPRDVDFASGAAGRMMTPGPVHPVAALTYLVIVSYFAYTIASFTSASWRWAAKADLPWLRRGLRVHTVGCVFGLVFCVHVIGYQLAEACGIVPPWRELEADGALVALSLLPAFVGVTAPAWGPRLEGLARAARHYRHRRRLYPLWVRLSGSVVTLDPPKTEWHDRLRLRPGQQHALVYRRVIELWDGLLALHPTMSGSTGLDGPDLAGDIDWWLEVARAARSRPIDDVLAEHQGQS, encoded by the coding sequence GTGCTGACCACCGCCCTCGTGGTGACGGTTCTGGTCGCCGCCGTCGCGTTGATGACCCGGCTGCGGATGCTCGTGCGCGTCACCGTCGACCGGCGGCCGGGGCACGTGCTGGCGCTGGGCTTCGCGTCGTGGTTCCTGGCCGTGCCGCTGGAGATCGACTCCATCGCGGTGGCCGTGGACCGGTGGGCCGGGTGGGCGCTGGCGTGGCCGCTGCTGCACGTGATCGCCTGCGCCGGCGGCTTCTTCACGCAGACGTTCTTCTGGCTGGCCACTTCCGACCGTACGGATCCGGCGCAGCGGGACCGGGTGGCATCGATGGTCCGGCGATCGGCGTTCCTGGGCGTGTCGGCGCTGGCCGTCGGCCTGATCCTGTTCGCCACCCGACCCCGTGACGTGGACTTCGCCAGCGGCGCCGCCGGGCGCATGATGACGCCCGGCCCGGTGCATCCCGTGGCGGCGCTGACGTACCTGGTCATCGTGAGCTACTTCGCTTACACCATCGCGAGTTTCACCTCCGCGTCGTGGCGGTGGGCGGCCAAGGCCGACCTGCCGTGGCTGCGGCGGGGGCTGCGCGTCCACACCGTCGGCTGTGTGTTCGGGCTCGTGTTCTGCGTGCACGTGATCGGCTACCAGCTGGCCGAGGCGTGCGGGATCGTTCCGCCGTGGCGGGAGTTGGAGGCCGACGGCGCGCTGGTCGCGCTGAGCCTGCTGCCGGCGTTCGTCGGCGTGACCGCGCCCGCGTGGGGGCCGCGGCTGGAGGGGCTGGCCCGTGCGGCGCGGCACTACCGGCACCGGCGGCGGCTGTATCCGCTGTGGGTGCGGCTGAGCGGCTCCGTCGTGACGCTCGATCCGCCGAAAACCGAGTGGCACGACCGGTTGCGGCTGCGGCCGGGCCAGCAGCACGCCCTGGTGTACCGGCGGGTGATCGAGCTGTGGGACGGGCTGCTCGCCCTGCATCCCACCATGTCCGGCAGCACCGGGCTGGACGGGCCCGATCTTGCCGGGGACATCGACTGGTGGCTGGAGGTCGCGCGGGCCGCGCGGTCCCGCCCGATCGACGACGTGTTGGCCGAGCACCAAGGACAGTCGTGA
- a CDS encoding phytoene/squalene synthase family protein, whose amino-acid sequence MTDELDAAGILDPHLRACYLRCKRLLAEHDRSYYFASLLLPPAKRPHVQAIYGFARHADEMVDGTDTAGFGPWRDRIVADLKAGDTSDDIGRALLHTMRTWDIPVHLVEAFLDAMASDLVVASYETYADLEVYMHGAAGTLALEIAPVLGARSAEATEAMRLMGIAFQLTNILRDVGDDLRRGRVYLPAEDLRRFGVTELRPGPEFRELITFEIARARELYRRARAGVPLLHRTGRQTALAGMQLYGGILGAIERADYDVLSRRVGVGAGRQLAIALPAYLRSLAARIG is encoded by the coding sequence GTGACTGATGAGCTCGATGCCGCCGGCATCCTCGATCCCCACCTGCGCGCGTGTTACCTGCGCTGCAAGCGTTTGCTGGCCGAGCACGACCGGTCGTACTACTTCGCCTCGTTGCTGTTGCCGCCGGCGAAGCGGCCGCACGTGCAGGCGATCTACGGCTTCGCCCGGCATGCCGACGAGATGGTCGACGGCACGGACACCGCCGGGTTCGGTCCGTGGCGGGACCGGATCGTGGCCGACCTGAAGGCCGGCGACACCTCGGACGACATCGGCCGGGCGCTGCTGCACACCATGCGGACCTGGGACATTCCCGTCCACCTGGTCGAGGCCTTCCTCGACGCCATGGCCTCGGATCTGGTTGTCGCGTCGTACGAGACGTACGCGGATCTCGAGGTCTACATGCACGGCGCCGCCGGCACCCTCGCCCTGGAGATCGCTCCCGTGCTCGGCGCGCGCTCCGCCGAGGCAACCGAGGCCATGCGCCTCATGGGCATCGCCTTCCAGCTCACCAACATCCTCCGCGACGTCGGCGACGACCTCCGCCGCGGCCGCGTCTACCTCCCCGCCGAGGACCTCCGTCGCTTCGGCGTCACCGAGCTCAGGCCCGGCCCCGAGTTCCGGGAGCTCATCACGTTCGAGATCGCCCGTGCCCGGGAGCTCTACCGCCGGGCCCGCGCCGGTGTTCCGCTGCTGCACCGCACCGGTCGCCAGACCGCCCTGGCCGGCATGCAGCTGTACGGCGGCATCCTCGGGGCGATCGAACGCGCCGACTACGACGTGCTCAGCCGGCGCGTCGGCGTCGGCGCCGGCCGGCAGTTGGCGATCGCCCTGCCGGCGTATCTGCGGTCCTTGGCCGCCCGGATCGGGTAG
- a CDS encoding XRE family transcriptional regulator yields MLSFRDKLNAAFDAVRPNGPDGPEYRNTEVAAALGELGVKVTGSYLGMLRNGERDNPTVNVVQGLATFFDLDPVYFLTPTTPQAAEKVAGIHRDLMRLAEWRDKGVLAFALRAMLLEQDSGQLAEAAKVLLEQVMELRRTDRESGRQ; encoded by the coding sequence ATGCTGAGCTTCCGGGACAAGCTCAACGCCGCCTTCGACGCCGTGCGGCCCAATGGTCCCGACGGGCCCGAGTACCGCAACACCGAGGTGGCCGCCGCGCTGGGCGAGCTGGGTGTGAAGGTCACCGGCTCGTACCTCGGCATGCTCCGCAACGGCGAGCGGGACAACCCCACCGTCAACGTCGTGCAGGGTCTCGCCACCTTCTTCGACCTCGACCCGGTGTACTTCCTCACCCCCACCACCCCGCAGGCCGCCGAGAAGGTCGCCGGCATCCACCGCGACCTCATGCGATTGGCCGAATGGCGGGACAAGGGTGTGCTGGCCTTCGCCCTGCGGGCCATGCTGCTGGAACAGGACTCCGGCCAGCTCGCGGAGGCGGCGAAGGTGCTGCTGGAGCAGGTGATGGAGTTACGCCGCACCGACCGTGAATCGGGTCGGCAATAG